The following coding sequences are from one Gemmatimonadaceae bacterium window:
- a CDS encoding aminotransferase class I/II-fold pyridoxal phosphate-dependent enzyme: MTAVAPWLDLRSDTVTRPTPAMRRAMADAEVGDDVLMDDPTTNRFEAVVAERLGKEAALFFPSGTMANQAAIWVLSTPGTEIYVDAEAHIVHSEVAGSAALAGVQVRPVRGAGLVMTADELDASVRLPTADGADPSLVCVENTHNGAGGVVSSLDTIQRFAAVARRRGLPIHMDGARLWNAAIRSGTSLADFASAVDTVMVSFSKGLGAPVGACLAGSRDVITRARKVRKRFGGGMRQSGVLTAAAHYALEHHYDRLAEDHEAARYLGTLVNGVAGATIVPPDSNILMIDLPRAVAADVAKRAAEHGVRLSVWTPSRVRAVTHLDAPMEKVAKAGPIIIDAIGAALS, translated from the coding sequence ATGACTGCCGTGGCTCCCTGGCTCGATCTCCGCAGCGACACCGTGACCCGGCCCACTCCCGCGATGCGTCGCGCGATGGCCGACGCGGAAGTCGGTGACGATGTGCTCATGGACGATCCCACCACCAACCGCTTTGAAGCGGTCGTGGCCGAGCGACTGGGCAAGGAGGCCGCGCTGTTCTTCCCGAGCGGCACGATGGCCAATCAGGCCGCGATCTGGGTGCTCTCCACGCCGGGCACTGAGATCTATGTCGACGCCGAAGCACACATCGTGCACTCCGAAGTGGCGGGCAGTGCCGCGCTCGCCGGCGTGCAGGTGCGCCCCGTGCGCGGCGCCGGGCTGGTGATGACCGCCGACGAGCTGGACGCATCGGTGCGGTTGCCCACCGCCGATGGCGCCGATCCGTCGCTCGTGTGCGTCGAGAACACGCACAACGGCGCTGGCGGTGTCGTGTCCAGCCTCGACACCATTCAGCGCTTCGCTGCGGTGGCGCGCCGGCGCGGCTTGCCCATTCACATGGATGGCGCGCGGTTGTGGAACGCCGCCATTCGCAGCGGGACGTCGCTCGCCGACTTCGCCAGTGCCGTGGACACGGTCATGGTGAGCTTCTCGAAGGGCCTCGGGGCGCCGGTCGGCGCCTGTCTCGCCGGTTCGCGCGACGTGATCACGCGCGCCCGCAAGGTCCGCAAGCGCTTTGGCGGCGGCATGCGCCAGAGCGGCGTGCTGACCGCGGCGGCGCACTATGCGCTCGAGCATCACTATGACCGCCTCGCCGAGGATCACGAGGCCGCCCGCTATCTCGGCACGCTCGTGAACGGCGTGGCCGGCGCCACCATCGTTCCGCCGGACTCGAACATCCTGATGATCGATCTCCCCCGCGCCGTCGCGGCCGACGTCGCCAAGCGCGCCGCCGAGCACGGCGTCCGCCTGAGCGTCTGGACCCCCAGTCGCGTGCGGGCCGTCACGCATCTGGACGCGCCGATGGAGAAGGTGGCCAAGGCGGGGCCGATTATTATCGACGCGATTGGGGCGGCGCTGAGCTGA
- a CDS encoding EAL domain-containing protein, whose protein sequence is MTASLLTRRFVIAQFVCAMMFGVAMLANWPGQAAREVALNVVYLVIGAPTLWALYEASRDAEVDEEHRRAWCGLMWATGAWWAGDAIWALIAFATGERPPLSVADLAYLAFSPLALRALARFPGLGSTTAERWRVQMDAVVAAITMGTVFYWVSPLESAPDSLTHWLSDAVNIAYPLSDIMLLTGAIVLWSRQTNVRSVTIIKLITAAIAVKTLADVLYARAVIADEHLVSMITDSGWIGWYAFVTLAAIKARDLTNTSMPEESRAPRMAWLPYASIALVGVLFVDLVQREQFAPARGVAIGMLSLLVVILVRQAVVNTEINRLDKLAVGLEAESRLAALVNHASDLIMILDVDSTIRFVSPSAQRILGMTPEQLVSTDGLGLLHDDDVDNAQLLLGRLLQHPSAQETFVCRVQHGGGGWRWMEVVCTNHVGTDSINGLVINLRDVTERRELEGKLEWQAFHDPMTGLANRVLFSDRVGHALERRQRNGMELGVLFIDLDHFKIVNDTLGHAAGDALLREAARRIQGAVRGADTVARLGGDEFAVLLEDASAKECIETGERLLHQLTRAFTIEGREVFTGASIGVTVAELGVSLDDLVRDADVAMYVAKGEGRGRVVVFEASMREQVAERLHLEADLRRALEQNDLQVHYQPQFDLRTGEVLGAEALVRWMHPIRGMIPPSRFVPIAEQAGLMVEMSRFILNAACRDAAGWRQPNGAVADLHVSVNLSGRHLQDPGVVQDVATALTDSGLDPALLTVEITESVMMHNTQAAIGVLRELKGLGITIAIDDFGAGYSSLSYLQQFPIDILKIDKAFVDKLGTADSDEALARAILALGDALGLATVAEGIETMRQVEMLQQLGCLLGQGFLFSRPLAARAFADMLVTGGLEPLAGDVLSLTDRTTHAA, encoded by the coding sequence ATGACCGCGTCGCTCCTTACCCGCCGGTTCGTCATCGCGCAGTTCGTCTGCGCGATGATGTTTGGCGTCGCCATGCTGGCGAACTGGCCGGGCCAGGCGGCGCGGGAGGTGGCGCTCAACGTCGTCTATCTGGTCATCGGCGCCCCCACCTTGTGGGCGCTGTATGAGGCGTCCCGTGACGCCGAGGTCGACGAAGAGCATCGGCGCGCCTGGTGCGGGCTCATGTGGGCGACGGGTGCCTGGTGGGCCGGTGACGCCATCTGGGCCCTGATCGCCTTCGCGACGGGCGAGCGGCCGCCGCTGAGCGTGGCGGATCTCGCCTATCTCGCCTTCTCGCCGCTCGCGCTGCGCGCGCTGGCGCGTTTTCCCGGTCTCGGTTCGACCACCGCTGAACGATGGCGCGTGCAAATGGACGCGGTGGTCGCCGCGATCACCATGGGCACGGTGTTTTACTGGGTCTCGCCGCTCGAGAGCGCGCCGGACTCCCTGACCCATTGGCTATCGGACGCGGTGAACATCGCGTATCCGCTGAGCGACATCATGCTGCTCACGGGTGCCATCGTCCTGTGGTCGCGCCAGACCAACGTCCGATCGGTCACGATCATCAAGCTGATCACGGCGGCGATCGCTGTGAAGACTTTGGCCGACGTGCTCTATGCCCGCGCGGTGATCGCCGACGAGCACCTCGTCTCGATGATCACCGACAGCGGGTGGATCGGCTGGTACGCGTTCGTGACCCTCGCAGCGATCAAGGCGCGCGATCTCACGAACACCTCGATGCCCGAGGAGTCGCGCGCCCCGCGCATGGCCTGGCTGCCGTACGCGTCGATCGCCCTTGTTGGCGTGCTGTTCGTGGACTTGGTCCAGCGCGAGCAGTTCGCACCGGCGCGCGGGGTGGCCATCGGGATGCTTTCGCTGCTGGTGGTCATTCTGGTGCGTCAGGCCGTCGTGAACACTGAGATCAACCGTCTCGACAAGCTGGCGGTGGGCCTCGAAGCGGAAAGTCGATTGGCGGCGCTCGTGAACCACGCATCGGATCTGATCATGATCCTCGACGTGGACAGCACGATTCGGTTCGTGAGCCCGTCGGCCCAGCGCATCCTGGGGATGACGCCGGAGCAGTTGGTGAGCACGGACGGGCTCGGCCTGCTGCACGACGACGACGTGGATAATGCCCAGCTGCTGCTCGGCCGCCTGCTGCAGCATCCGAGTGCACAGGAGACATTCGTGTGCCGCGTCCAGCACGGCGGTGGCGGCTGGCGCTGGATGGAGGTGGTGTGCACCAACCACGTCGGCACGGATAGCATCAACGGGCTGGTGATCAACCTGCGTGACGTCACGGAGCGGCGGGAACTCGAGGGCAAACTCGAGTGGCAGGCGTTTCACGATCCGATGACCGGACTCGCGAACCGCGTGCTCTTCTCCGACCGTGTCGGCCACGCGCTCGAGCGTCGCCAGCGCAATGGCATGGAGTTGGGGGTGCTGTTCATCGACTTGGATCACTTCAAGATCGTGAACGATACGCTGGGCCATGCGGCGGGCGATGCCCTGCTCCGCGAGGCAGCACGCCGCATTCAGGGCGCGGTACGGGGCGCTGATACCGTGGCTCGCCTGGGCGGCGATGAGTTCGCGGTGCTGCTGGAGGATGCCTCGGCGAAGGAGTGCATCGAGACCGGTGAGCGGTTACTGCATCAACTGACGCGGGCCTTCACGATTGAAGGGCGCGAAGTGTTCACCGGGGCAAGCATTGGTGTCACGGTGGCAGAACTTGGCGTCTCGCTCGACGACCTGGTGCGCGACGCCGACGTGGCGATGTACGTCGCGAAGGGCGAGGGACGCGGACGGGTGGTGGTCTTTGAGGCGTCAATGCGCGAGCAGGTGGCCGAGCGCCTGCATCTCGAAGCCGACCTGCGCCGCGCACTCGAGCAGAACGATCTGCAGGTGCACTACCAGCCGCAGTTCGACCTCCGGACCGGCGAGGTGTTGGGCGCCGAGGCGCTGGTGCGATGGATGCATCCGATTCGCGGCATGATTCCGCCGTCGCGCTTCGTGCCGATCGCCGAGCAGGCCGGCCTGATGGTGGAGATGAGTCGCTTTATTCTCAACGCCGCCTGCCGCGACGCCGCCGGCTGGCGCCAGCCGAATGGGGCCGTCGCCGATCTGCACGTGAGTGTGAACCTGTCTGGGCGCCACCTCCAGGACCCGGGGGTCGTGCAGGATGTGGCAACGGCGCTGACCGACTCCGGTCTCGATCCCGCGCTCCTGACCGTGGAGATCACCGAGTCGGTGATGATGCACAACACGCAGGCGGCGATCGGGGTGCTACGCGAACTCAAGGGGCTCGGGATCACGATTGCGATCGACGACTTCGGAGCGGGCTACTCGTCGCTGTCGTACCTGCAGCAGTTCCCGATCGACATTCTGAAGATCGACAAGGCGTTCGTCGACAAGCTCGGCACCGCCGACAGCGACGAAGCGCTCGCGCGCGCCATTCTCGCGCTGGGTGATGCGCTGGGGCTGGCGACGGTGGCCGAAGGCATCGAGACGATGCGGCAGGTCGAGATGCTGCAGCAGCTCGGCTGCCTGCTCGGCCAGGGCTTCCTGTTCTCGCGTCCGCTCGCCGCCCGTGCCTTTGCCGACATGCTGGTGACGGGCGGTTTGGAGCCTCTCGCGGGCGATGTCCTGAGCCTGACCGACCGCACCACCCACGCAGCCTGA